From Nycticebus coucang isolate mNycCou1 chromosome 6, mNycCou1.pri, whole genome shotgun sequence, the proteins below share one genomic window:
- the LOC128588744 gene encoding uncharacterized protein LOC128588744, with amino-acid sequence MRRWTLRPSRVSSVGSFLAGISDLVVSELCLLSQSTQRDALIRTRGRPGCSRKPSAVVCDPFSLHLSQFSSQSLLAIEDVHWLEEFTLAILERIQDGRDEEEQKAFLYRLFGFTLRTSRNLKLVQKMLPAMLNTSQEEPEEREGIAKALAVVSLEHLTVVLDELEVYGTKLTDRDTSSILKLAQVTASWECSQHSAQGLRAPLTTAPALL; translated from the exons ATGAGACGCTGGACTCTCCGGCCCAGCCGAGTGTCCAGTGTGGGCTCTTTCCTTGCTGGGATCTCGGATCTGGTGGTCAGCGAGCTTTGTCTCCTGTCACAGAGCACACAGAGAGATGCCTTGATCAGGACGCGTGGGAGACCAGGCTGCTCCAG AAAGCCCTCTGCTGTTGTGTGTGATCCCTTCTCCCTTCATCTTTCTCAGTTTTCCAGCCAGTCATTGCTGGCCATCGAGGATGTCCACTGGCTGGAGGAATTCACACTGGCCATCCTGGAGAGGATACAGGATGGCAGGGATGAGGAAGAGCAGAAG GCTTTCCTGTACAGATTATTTGGCTTCACCCTGCGGACCTCAAGGAATCTGAAACTGGTACAGAAGATGCTGCCTGCCATGCTAAACACCTCCCAAGAGGAGCCGGAAGAGAGGGAG GGCATCGCCAAGGCACTAGCTGTTGTGTCCCTGGAACACCTGACGGTGGTTCTGGATGAACTGGAAGTGTACGGCACTAAACTCACTGACAGGGACACGTCGTCCATCCTCAAACTGGCCCAGGTGACAGCATCCTGGGAGTGCAGCCAGCATTCCGCACAGGGCCTGAGGGCTCCCCTCACCACAGCCCCTGCACTTCTCTGA